The Litoribrevibacter albus genome segment TTTGATGGTCTACAAAGGCATCGGTGTTAAGGTTGAAACTCTGCCTGTGATTGCACTTGGTGTAGGTATTGGTGTTGACTACGGTATTTATATCTATACCCGTCTTGAAACCTATATTCGTGATGGTTTGGGTCTTCAGGCTGCTTATCTTGAAACCCTTAAAACTACAGGTAAAGCGGTTGCATTTACTGGTGTTACCTTGGCAATTGGTGTTGTGACCTGGGTATGGTCATCGATCAAGTTCCAAAGCAACATGGGCTTCTTGCTAACCTTTATGTTCTTGTGGAACATGGTGGGTGCACTTTGGTTGCTACCTGCGTTGGCTCGCTTCCTGATTCGTCCGGATCAGATCATTGCGAAAGAGCGTTTGCGTCAGCAGCGTCAGATTGCAGATGACTAATGAGCTTGTTCCACTGAACACGGGTTAATTATTTAAAGCGTAATTAGCCTCAGAAAAAACCCCGCATCGCGGGGTTTTTTTATGTCTGACTATTTTTCACTTTTTTGGCGCTGGCGCTGGCGCTGGCGCTGGCGCTTGGCGCTTGGCGGTTGGTGATTGGCGGTGTGATATTTTTTTGACTTTATAGTTGGCTGTTTATCTGGGATTTGTTGTCAATTAACCGCCGTATTTAAATTGCTGTTATTTAACTTATTGAAATATAAGGAAAATATAAACTGGCATGTACATTGCTATTTCTATGTTGGATCCAAATTAAGTGCCAGACAATTGGTAACCTATACAAGATCGGACGTAGTAAATATGACAGTGATAGATCCACAACGGAATTTAGACTTGCAGGGTGGTGTGCTTGCAGAGAGCTTGTCTCTGATGGAAGCGCTTAGCCCGATTGGTAGTATGCATGAGTCATCGGCGCCTGCGGAATTGGCTGGGCTGCATAAAACATTTGAATTGTTTGGTCAGATGTCTCAACAGTTAAGTCAGTCATATTTAATGCTTGAAGACAGAGTAAAGCACTTGTCTTCACAGCTAGAAAAACAAACGGCTGAGCGCCTAAAAGAATTAGCAGAAAAAGAGCAGCTGGCTGAGCGGTTAAGTAGCTTATTAGACTTGTTGCCAGGTGGTGTGGTCGTAATTAATGAAGATGGACTCATTGAACAGTGTAACCCTGCCGCCCGAGAATTATTAGATGCATTTTCAGGTGAGCTGGTTGGTAGTCGTTGGGTCGATGTGATTCGTAGCTGTTTTAGACCAAGGCAGGATGATGGGCATGAGGTGTCTACGGTTGGTGGCAGTCGTTTAAGTATTTCAACGCGTTCTTTGGAGAACCAACCTGGTCAAATTGTGCTATTGACGGATCAGACAGAAACGCGCCATCTGCAGGAAGAAGTTTCTCGTAATGAGCGTTTGAGTGCGATGGGTAAGATGGTCGCTTCCTTGGCGCATCAGATTCGTACACCATTGTCTGCGGCCATGTTGTTTGGTGGACACTTAAAGAACCCCGGTTTGGAAGATACTAAGCGAGTAGCTATTGCTCAACGCTTAATGTCTCGATTGTCGCATTTGGAACAGCAAGTGCGAGATATGCTGATTTTTGCCAAAGGTGATTTGAAAACGGCAGAGTTGATTCAGGTTAGAGAATTTTGCCTGTCGTTACAGGACGCTATTACCGCCCATGATTGGCCAGAAACGGTAGATGTTGAATTACGTAATCAATGTCCGGAGGAAGCGTTTTATTGCAACTCTGAGGCGTTGGTTGGTGCGGTATTGAATTTGGTGGAGAATGCGGCTCAGGCTACGTCTCATAAGATCTCGGTTCAGATCTCTCTAACTCAATCCCGAGATAAAGCTTGGTTTATATGTTCTGTAAAAGACGATGGACCTGGCATGAATAAGAAAACACTTTCAAAGGTAATGGAACCTTTCTTTACAACTAAGTCTCAAGGAACAGGTCTTGGGCTGGCTGTGGTGAAAGCGGTTGTGTCTGCTCATGGGGGCGAGTTTACGCTTGCTTCAGAAGAGGGGGACGGCACAGAGGCAATATTGAAGATTCCATTGGTGCAATTAACTTCAGCAGAGATTGAAGGAGTAGAGTAATGGCAAAGCAAAAAGTATTGGTCGTAGAAGATGATCGTGATTTAAGAGAAGCGCTTTGCTTGACCTTAGATGTTGCGGGTTATCCCTATGAAGAAGCGGCATCAGGTGAAATTGCCCTGGATATTCTTAAAGACACGCCGATCGATATGGTGATCAGTGATGTCAATATGTCCGGTATTGACGGTCATGAATTGCTTAAGCGAATTAAAGCGAATCATCCTGGCTTACCTGTCGCTTTAATGACCGCATACGGTGACATTGAGCGAGCAATTAATGCAGTAAGAAATGGCGCTGCGGATTATTTAGTAAAACCGTTTGAGTCAGAAACCTTGCTTGATTTAGTAAAGTCGACATTGGGGAATCAAACACCAATGTCGGGTACGAATCTGCCTGTGGCGGAAGAGCAAAGTTCCATCGACCTGTTGAGTTTAGCGAAGCGAGTTGCAGAATCGGATTCAACCGTACTGATTTCTGGTGAAAGTGGTACAGGTAAAGAGGTTCTTGCACGTTATATTCATGATAATTCGCTAAGAGCGGATCAGCCGTTTATTGCGATTAACTGTGCAGCAATTCCCGAGAATATGCTGGAAGCAATTCTCTTTGGTCATGAGAAGGGTGCTTACACTGGCGCCATCAATGGTGCACCAGGTAAATTCGAGCAAGCGAATGGCGGTACCATCTTGCTGGATGAGATCTCAGAAATGGAGATCGGTCTTCAAGCGAAATTACTGCGTGTACTTCAAGAAAGGGAAGTAGAGCGTTTGGGTGGCCGTAAGACCATCAAACTGGATGTTCGAGTGATTGCAACAACCAACCGTGATCTTCGTGAATATGTCCAGGAAGGTAAATTCCGTGAAGACCTTTATTATCGTTTGAGCGTCTTCCCGCTGCAGTGGAAACCATTGCGTGAGCGTCCAAAAGACATCGTTCCTTTGGCTAAGCGTCTTCTGAAAAAACACGGTAAGAAGATGGGCAAGGGCTCGTTGAAAATTGACTCAAGTGCTGTGCACATGCTGACGCAATACAACTGGCCTGGAAATGTTCGGGAACTTGATAATGCTGTGCAGCGCGCGTTAGTGCTGCAACAGGGGAATGTGGTAAGTGCGGAAGATTTTCGTCTGGAAATGTCACCTCCTGTGGTATCAATGGCCTCCTATATGAAGCCTCAGCAGCCAGTGCAACCTAATGTGCCTAATATGGCTGAGATGGGAGCTGTTTCACAGGGTGAAATAGGCAACTATGAAAAACATGGTATAATGGAAAGTAGCGCCCCTGCGACTTCCACTATGCATGCGCTGGATTCTTCTCCAGAAGCTTCATTGGGAGATGATCTGAAACAGCGCGAATTTCAGGTGATTCTCAATACGTTGAGATCAGTAAACGGCAGCCGAAAGCAGACCTCTGAAATTCTCGGAATCAGTCCACGGACTTTACGCTATAAATTGGCAAAAATGCGTGAAAGTGGCCTTGATGTAGATGAATTGTTGGCTGCTTCCTGATGTAGGAAGCAACCTCAATACGAGGTCGGCAAACCTCGTTTTAGATCCATGTGGCGTGGATCGAATTCTCCGTTTAAGCCCGGCCTTCAGGTCGGGCTTTTTTCATTTTATATCCTTGAAAACATCTCTTCGGATTAGATCCTAGATCTGTTGAGAATTCTTATTTTTTATCGTCTGAATTTTTCGCTTCTTGAGACATTTTTCTTAATTAATTTTTCAAACTTGGCCTGCTTTGTGCTGAAACACTGTTAGATAAAAAAATTTAACAGGTTTTTGACGTTATTTATTCTGTTACACCGCTGGTTGGTGTCAGTGACAAGAAACCGCCAGAGGGCTAAGGAGTAACCAATGGAAGTCAGATCAGATATTACTCAAGTACTGTCGCAAATGCGCCAGATGAGAAGTCAGGTTCAGGAACAGTCCAAGCAGAGTGTTGAGCTTGGGCAGCTGGGTGAAATCAATAAGCCAAGAGAAGTCCAAAAAGATGATGCTCCTGAGTTTTCTCAGTTGCTGAAAATGGCGGTTGATCAGGTGAATGAAACTCAGATGCAAGCATCCAGTTTGGCTACTGCCTATGAAAAAGGTGATCCGAGCGTGGATATTCCTGAAGTTATGATCGCGGCGCAAAAGGCCAGCGTTGCATTCCAGGCAATGACTCAGGTGAGAAATAAACTCATCAGCGCATATGAAGAGATCATGAAAATGCCTATCTAACTGTCAATATCAGTTAGATAGGGGTTTGAATTAGGAATTAGGGAAAGAGGTCGTTGTTGTAGGGTCAGCCTCAATAACAGAATCCTGAAAACATAAGGTATCAGAGAATGGCAACGGTATCAGCAGATGCAACATCAGGTGGACTACCGGCAGAGGTAGGAAACACTGACGTCGCGCAGCCAAGAAGCTCCGCATCAATGCAGAATCAGCAGCAGGCAATGGGAAATACAGGGTTAAGTGAGCTTGAGTCGATTGATGCTCCAATGGCTAAACCTATGCATCCATTGGTCGCAGGTTTTGAGCGTTTAGGTGTAATGCGTCAAGCAGGTTTAATCATTGGTTTAGCTGCGAGTATCGCGATGGCAGTTGCTATGGTGATGTGGACACAGGAAGAGACTTATAAGCCGCTCATTAATGACTTTGGTCGTTATGATACCGATGAGGTGATGGAAATTCTTGATCAGGCGACCATTAAAT includes the following:
- a CDS encoding sensor histidine kinase gives rise to the protein MTVIDPQRNLDLQGGVLAESLSLMEALSPIGSMHESSAPAELAGLHKTFELFGQMSQQLSQSYLMLEDRVKHLSSQLEKQTAERLKELAEKEQLAERLSSLLDLLPGGVVVINEDGLIEQCNPAARELLDAFSGELVGSRWVDVIRSCFRPRQDDGHEVSTVGGSRLSISTRSLENQPGQIVLLTDQTETRHLQEEVSRNERLSAMGKMVASLAHQIRTPLSAAMLFGGHLKNPGLEDTKRVAIAQRLMSRLSHLEQQVRDMLIFAKGDLKTAELIQVREFCLSLQDAITAHDWPETVDVELRNQCPEEAFYCNSEALVGAVLNLVENAAQATSHKISVQISLTQSRDKAWFICSVKDDGPGMNKKTLSKVMEPFFTTKSQGTGLGLAVVKAVVSAHGGEFTLASEEGDGTEAILKIPLVQLTSAEIEGVE
- the fliE gene encoding flagellar hook-basal body complex protein FliE; translation: MEVRSDITQVLSQMRQMRSQVQEQSKQSVELGQLGEINKPREVQKDDAPEFSQLLKMAVDQVNETQMQASSLATAYEKGDPSVDIPEVMIAAQKASVAFQAMTQVRNKLISAYEEIMKMPI
- a CDS encoding sigma-54-dependent transcriptional regulator, producing the protein MAKQKVLVVEDDRDLREALCLTLDVAGYPYEEAASGEIALDILKDTPIDMVISDVNMSGIDGHELLKRIKANHPGLPVALMTAYGDIERAINAVRNGAADYLVKPFESETLLDLVKSTLGNQTPMSGTNLPVAEEQSSIDLLSLAKRVAESDSTVLISGESGTGKEVLARYIHDNSLRADQPFIAINCAAIPENMLEAILFGHEKGAYTGAINGAPGKFEQANGGTILLDEISEMEIGLQAKLLRVLQEREVERLGGRKTIKLDVRVIATTNRDLREYVQEGKFREDLYYRLSVFPLQWKPLRERPKDIVPLAKRLLKKHGKKMGKGSLKIDSSAVHMLTQYNWPGNVRELDNAVQRALVLQQGNVVSAEDFRLEMSPPVVSMASYMKPQQPVQPNVPNMAEMGAVSQGEIGNYEKHGIMESSAPATSTMHALDSSPEASLGDDLKQREFQVILNTLRSVNGSRKQTSEILGISPRTLRYKLAKMRESGLDVDELLAAS